The DNA segment AAATCAAGGCGGCCAACTCCGACATCGAGCCGACACTCGCAGGCGGAAAACTCCCGGTACGCTGCAACATTCCCGCCGTATCCCTCAGCCCCCCCCCGGAATGGGGAATGCGCGCCTGCTGAAGGTCTGACCTACCCGACGGATACCACATCGTTCCTCTTGCCATCCCGATCGAAGTACTGGAAAATCCCAGTCCGAACGAAACAGCTGGCAAGGACCGTTGCGTCAGGGCGTGTTAACAACCGTCCGATTTTGGTTTCCGGCAAGGCGCAAGACGGTGAGGAAACGGAGTGTAGTCCTCTACATGAGCCTTCCGAACCGGATTGCAACGCCGCCAGGGGACAAAACGGGGTGATTGTTGACAGGCCCTGGACCAAGGTCACGGGAGACGAGCGATGTCGGAGCGCAAACCCCTGATTCTAGTGGTGGAGGATGAGCCCCACGTTTCCGGAATGGTGCGGGATTTTCTCCTACATGACGGTTATGACGTGGTTGAGGCCGCCGATGGACACACCGCTTTGCAGGCGGTGTCCCGACGTCGGCCCGATCTGATCCTGCTGGATATCGTGCTGCCGGGCCTCGACGGACTGAGCGTCTGCCGGGAAGTGCGCAAACTCTCCAACGTGCCCATCATCATGGCCAGTTCCCGGGTGGAGGAGTTGGATCGTCTGCTGGGTCTGGAGCTGGGGGCCGACGACTACATCTGCAAACCCTTCAGCCCGCGAGAGGTGGTGGCCAGGGTGCGGGCCGTGCTGCGACGGGTCAACACCCCCGCCGACGAAAACCGCGACGGGCCCCTCCTGGAGATCGACAAGGCGGCGCAACGCGCGCGGATAGGGGGCCAGACCCTGGACCTCACCCCCACCGAATTCCGCGTGCTGCGCCTGCTGGCCTCCCATCCGGGGCGGGTCTACTCCCGCTCCCAGATTCTGGAAATGGCTTACGACGACGACCAGGAGGTCTCCGATCGGGTCGTGGACAGCCACATCAAGAACATCCGCCGTAAAATCGCCCAAAAAGCCCCGGAAAATGAACTGATCCACTCGGTTTACGGCATCGGCTACCGCTATGAAAGCTGAACCCCGCCCAGCCCGACGGTGGCGCGGACGGCTGGCCGGCCTCGGACTGCTGTGGAGCGCGCTCTCCCCGCTGGCGTCGGAGGAGAGGGGTGGCGGACAACTCTCGGCCATTCTCGGTCGCCCCACCGACCGTTCGGTGACCGTGAGTCTCCTCTCGGAGACGGCCACCGAAGCCATGGTCGAATGGACCGATGGCAAGACTTCCGGAAGGAGCGCCCCGCTACATCTTCAACCCGGCCTCCCCGGCGAAATCATCCTGAGCGGCCTGCGCCCCGACACCGCCTACCGCTACCATCTGTCGACCCGCGAAGGCGATGGATTCCGGCAGCGACTGGCCTGCTCCTTTCACAGCCAGCGCCAAGCGGGAAGCGCCTTTACCTTCACCCTGCAGGGGGATTCCCATCCGGAACGGCTGGGGCGCATCCACCACCCCGAACTCTATGCCCGCACCCTGGACAACATCTCCCGCGACCACCCCGACCTGCATCTGGCCCTGGGAGACGATTTCAGTCTGGAGCCGTTGGCCCGGCGTGGCGCCCTGCGCGCGGAGAGCGTGGATCGGATCTATGCCCGGCAACGCGACGTTCTGCAAGCGGTCGGCTGTTCGGCCCCGCTTTTTCTGGTCAACGGCAACCACGACCTGCTCGATGTCACCGACCACGATGCCGCCCTGCTGGCGGGCAGCGCCCGCAACCGGTATTTTCCCCTGC comes from the Magnetococcales bacterium genome and includes:
- a CDS encoding response regulator, which translates into the protein MSERKPLILVVEDEPHVSGMVRDFLLHDGYDVVEAADGHTALQAVSRRRPDLILLDIVLPGLDGLSVCREVRKLSNVPIIMASSRVEELDRLLGLELGADDYICKPFSPREVVARVRAVLRRVNTPADENRDGPLLEIDKAAQRARIGGQTLDLTPTEFRVLRLLASHPGRVYSRSQILEMAYDDDQEVSDRVVDSHIKNIRRKIAQKAPENELIHSVYGIGYRYES
- a CDS encoding metallophosphoesterase, whose protein sequence is MKAEPRPARRWRGRLAGLGLLWSALSPLASEERGGGQLSAILGRPTDRSVTVSLLSETATEAMVEWTDGKTSGRSAPLHLQPGLPGEIILSGLRPDTAYRYHLSTREGDGFRQRLACSFHSQRQAGSAFTFTLQGDSHPERLGRIHHPELYARTLDNISRDHPDLHLALGDDFSLEPLARRGALRAESVDRIYARQRDVLQAVGCSAPLFLVNGNHDLLDVTDHDAALLAGSARNRYFPLPDPEGFYSGDRERVEPLGWLRDYYAWNWGDALFVVLDPYWHSFPKPGEREGKRREGWQLTLGETQYRWLSQQLSQSRAKWKFVFIHHLNGAGRGGIEASERFEWGGNNRQGEAVFHNQRPGWSQPVHDLLAAAHVTIVFQGHDHLYARQQRDGVVYQTLPNPADAQYRLFDWNVYRQGDIRPNSGHVRVTVSAESVQVDYVKSCLISDEARRCRNGEVAHSYRLPAPTLSR